The Leptolyngbya sp. FACHB-261 genome segment AGAAGCGCAAGCCGAAGACATCAAAACCCGCTTCTATGCTGACACTGGCCCGGTTCAGGACAAAGCCTGGGCCCAACGAGCGGGTATTGGTTGGGTTGGGAAGCACGGCAATGTGATTAGCCGCGACTATGGCTCCTGGCTGTTTCTGGGTGAAGTTCTGACGACCCTGGAACTGGAATCGGATCAGCCCCACACTGAGCACTGCGGCAGCTGCACTCGTTGTCTCGACGCCTGCCCCACCAACGCGATTGTGCAGCCCTTCACGGTGGATGCGCGCCGCTGCATTGCCTACCACACGATCGAGAACCGAGCGCCTGAACTGCCCAGCGAGATTGCAGACAAAATGCACAACTGGGTGGCAGGCTGCGATATCTGCCAGGATGTCTGTCCCTGGAACCAACGCTTCGCTAAGCCCACAGATGTTCCTGACTTTCAGCCTTACGCTCAGAATCTGGCCCCCAGTTTGAGCGAACTGGCTCAGATTACCCCTGAGCAGTGGGACGAGCGCTTCCAAGGCTCTGCTCTACGCCGGATCAAGCCTGAGATGCTGCGGCGCAACGCCCAAGCGAATCTGAGTGCCAATCAACCTGAGCACTAAACACCCAAGCACCTGAGCACCTAAGCACTAAGCAATCAATCTGAGACCTGCCCCCCTGCACAACACTCAAAACGCCAGCTTACGCCTGCACCACCAGGCAGCCCATCATGCCCACGGCCAGCGTGTAGTGAGTCGCCCGCCTGAAGCCTGCCTCTTTTGCTAGCGCCTCTTGCTCGGGTCCCGTGGGGAAGCGTTCCAGACTGGGCGCTAGATAGGCATATTCCTCCGTGAAGCCTAGCCGAGCCGCCGCCGGTACAACTACCGTGTCCAAATACCACTGTTGGAAACCGCGCACAACCTCGCTGCTGGGACGGTGCAAATCGAGAATAGCAGCGTAGGCCTGAGGTTTCAAAACCCGATGCAGTTCACTGAGACAGCGAGGAATATTCCCGACATTGCGCAGGCCGTAGCCCAAAGTCGCCGCATCAAAATACTGATCTGGAAACTCCAAAGCCAAAGCGTCTCCCTGTTGCCACTGGATGCGCTGACCGACAGGTGAGCCCGCCAGCCGCTCACGGGCAACCTCCAGCAGATTGCACGAGAAGTCCACACCGTACACTCGACCCATTGGGCCTACCCGCTGCGCTAGCATCTCAGCCAGATCGCCACTGCCACAGCAGAGATCGAGGGCGATGTTTCCTGGCTCAACCTGGCTCCACTTGACCGCCATTTTCTTCCAGATGCGGTGCTGTCCCAGACTGAGGATGGTGTTGAGCTGGTCGTAGACTGGCGCAATGCGGTTAAACAGTGCTTGAACTTCCGTTGCAGAAGGCGATGTCATAAAAAGTTAGCTTAGGATTTAGAGTGTCTTGCTCTCAGAGAGCAGCGATTGAACAGAACCGCTCACGCCTGACCACTCACATCTAAACGCTCAGACCTGACTGCTCAGACCTGACTGCTCAGAATAGTGGGCATCGTCATGTCTCGACCGATCCTTGACTGTAGCTGACCACGACCCTCCGCTACCGGAACCCGATAGCAGCTTCGTGAATAACCTCCAGGACTCTTCTCAGTGCATTCTCCTGACCGAGACCATCGAACCTGTTCTGAATCGACATCATCGAGACAGTACCTACTACATTGGTCAAAACTGCGGCATCCATTGGCGTTGGAGTGAACCTCCCGAAGCAGTCATCAGCCCAGGTTGGTTCTATGTTCCTAATGTTTTACCCAACTTAAACGGGCTGCAACGGCAGACCTATGTGCTCTGGCAAGAACTGGTCGCCCCCTGGTTGGTGCTGGAGTTTGTGGTAGGTGACGGACGGGCAGAGCGA includes the following:
- the ubiE gene encoding bifunctional demethylmenaquinone methyltransferase/2-methoxy-6-polyprenyl-1,4-benzoquinol methylase UbiE, which translates into the protein MTSPSATEVQALFNRIAPVYDQLNTILSLGQHRIWKKMAVKWSQVEPGNIALDLCCGSGDLAEMLAQRVGPMGRVYGVDFSCNLLEVARERLAGSPVGQRIQWQQGDALALEFPDQYFDAATLGYGLRNVGNIPRCLSELHRVLKPQAYAAILDLHRPSSEVVRGFQQWYLDTVVVPAAARLGFTEEYAYLAPSLERFPTGPEQEALAKEAGFRRATHYTLAVGMMGCLVVQA
- the queG gene encoding tRNA epoxyqueuosine(34) reductase QueG, which translates into the protein MNRPSALQIKQKAQELGFHRVGIATVNSEQPGLAQLQAWLAAGQQADMAWMSDPRRQEIIQVLPGVKSLICVALNYYTPHEHSQDPNHAKISRYGWGRDYHRVLSKRLKALSTWLEAQAEDIKTRFYADTGPVQDKAWAQRAGIGWVGKHGNVISRDYGSWLFLGEVLTTLELESDQPHTEHCGSCTRCLDACPTNAIVQPFTVDARRCIAYHTIENRAPELPSEIADKMHNWVAGCDICQDVCPWNQRFAKPTDVPDFQPYAQNLAPSLSELAQITPEQWDERFQGSALRRIKPEMLRRNAQANLSANQPEH